The Yoonia sp. SS1-5 genome contains a region encoding:
- a CDS encoding DUF202 domain-containing protein codes for MADARTDQDASSQELANTRTDWAEDRTMLANERTFAAWMRTGMACVALALGLKAVFGTTDYPWVAKIVAEIFILCGILIFWAAVRKCQKTQARMDAHDAQAQSVANMRIVACILTAGAMATGVILWLL; via the coding sequence ATGGCTGATGCAAGAACAGACCAAGATGCGTCGTCGCAAGAGCTTGCCAATACGCGAACCGATTGGGCCGAAGATCGGACCATGCTGGCGAACGAACGCACATTCGCAGCCTGGATGCGGACCGGCATGGCCTGTGTCGCTTTGGCGCTGGGTCTAAAGGCTGTCTTTGGGACAACGGATTATCCATGGGTCGCAAAGATTGTCGCGGAAATATTCATTCTATGCGGAATTTTGATTTTCTGGGCCGCGGTGCGCAAGTGTCAAAAGACGCAAGCACGGATGGATGCACATGATGCGCAGGCGCAGTCAGTGGCCAATATGCGGATCGTTGCGTGTATTCTGACCGCCGGGGCCATGGCCACCGGCGTCATTCTTTGGTTGCTTTAG
- a CDS encoding AI-2E family transporter — MNHRALTTTCLVILTSLTVFAVLHQAKDVFAPIISALLLGVVLTPLSDLWDRLRLPPALAAFISVFLAILCISLLVVLAEPYVSQVISQAPIIWDELRSTIDEFKRVLRGLEEMSEDVAEAIEPDGSDAEAAETMTLPSITDALFLAPQFAAQFFMFTGTLYFFLMTRNHIYDWFSATFKRFGEDELRYAAQKVARYVLTISAINLGLGVVVAAVMYVIGMPSPILWGVLAFALNYILYLGPITLIATLLVTGIVVFDGPASFLPAAVYLAINATEAQFVTPALVGRSLSVNPLMVFLSLVFWLWLWGPIGGIIAIPLLIWCLAVFKGLAGHTISSGTPGKLYPNEAAAPAE; from the coding sequence ATGAACCACCGCGCGCTGACCACGACCTGTCTGGTCATTCTGACATCTTTGACCGTCTTTGCTGTCCTGCATCAGGCAAAAGACGTGTTTGCACCGATCATTTCGGCACTGCTGTTGGGGGTGGTGTTGACGCCCTTATCCGACCTTTGGGACAGGTTGCGACTGCCACCGGCATTGGCGGCGTTCATTTCGGTGTTTCTGGCGATCCTGTGCATCTCGCTGCTCGTGGTTCTTGCAGAACCCTATGTCAGCCAAGTCATCAGCCAGGCGCCGATCATCTGGGATGAACTGCGTTCCACAATTGACGAATTCAAACGCGTCTTGCGCGGATTGGAGGAAATGTCAGAAGACGTGGCCGAGGCGATTGAGCCAGATGGCAGCGATGCCGAAGCTGCGGAAACCATGACGCTGCCATCCATTACGGATGCGCTGTTTCTTGCGCCGCAATTTGCGGCCCAGTTCTTTATGTTCACGGGGACACTGTATTTCTTCCTGATGACCCGCAATCATATCTATGACTGGTTTAGTGCAACCTTCAAACGCTTTGGCGAGGACGAGTTACGCTATGCCGCGCAAAAGGTGGCCCGCTACGTTCTGACAATCAGTGCGATCAATCTTGGCCTTGGTGTTGTGGTTGCGGCGGTCATGTATGTGATCGGCATGCCATCACCCATCTTGTGGGGGGTTCTGGCCTTTGCCCTGAACTATATTCTGTATCTTGGGCCAATCACCCTGATTGCGACATTGCTGGTGACAGGCATCGTCGTCTTTGATGGGCCAGCCAGCTTTTTGCCTGCAGCGGTCTATCTGGCGATCAATGCAACAGAAGCGCAATTCGTCACGCCCGCACTGGTCGGCCGAAGCCTGTCGGTCAATCCGCTGATGGTGTTCCTGTCATTGGTGTTCTGGTTGTGGCTGTGGGGGCCGATTGGCGGGATCATCGCGATCCCGTTGCTGATCTGGTGCCTTGCAGTCTTTAAGGGGCTGGCGGGTCACACCATTTCCTCAGGCACGCCCGGCAAGTTATACCCGAACGAGGCTGCCGCACCGGCAGAGTGA
- a CDS encoding phospholipase D family protein: MGRRFDILLTAQEAFPALEQQFLAARTEIIASFRIFDPDTTLRSAAAQQVGRTWSDLIAHTLDRGVKVTLTISDFDPVIRPDNHRYTWTCIAKLRAAASASQNPSLLDVSGAMHPARVGLLPRLFLWPKLIKQLGNALDGSESLHNVPGLRALTRSKVGGPAPRLFPPPPLVPASHHQKLAVFDDNRLYIGGLDLNERRYDTPDHAQSAEETWHDVQVIVDGPVVQEASAHLRNFQAQTAGKRPTKTTRLLRTISARRKVSLPYLSPRNVVQELADMHYRQISQARDLIYLESQFFRDRNLARHLAKRPAKAPGLSLIVILPVAAEDAAFQDEPASDVAYGDYLQTKCIEIVRRAFGDRVFIGSPLQPRTTTEDGRATDHGAPLVYLHAKVSIFDDRCGIVSSANLNGRSMGWDTEAGIATETTDEVAELKQRCFAHWLGPNADPACFDTKTACDAWAAHAARNAQTAPEKRQGFILPHSAGAAASFGYNLPGVPEEMV, translated from the coding sequence ATGGGCAGGCGATTTGACATATTGCTGACCGCGCAAGAGGCATTCCCCGCCCTCGAGCAGCAGTTTCTGGCCGCCCGGACCGAGATCATCGCCAGTTTTCGCATCTTTGATCCGGACACGACCCTGCGTTCCGCTGCCGCGCAGCAGGTCGGTCGGACATGGTCGGATTTGATCGCGCATACGCTGGATCGCGGGGTCAAGGTGACGTTAACCATCAGTGACTTTGATCCGGTCATCCGCCCCGACAACCACCGCTATACCTGGACCTGTATTGCCAAGCTTCGGGCGGCGGCATCCGCATCGCAAAATCCCAGTCTGCTGGACGTCTCAGGGGCAATGCACCCTGCCCGGGTTGGCCTGCTGCCCCGTCTGTTCCTTTGGCCAAAGCTGATAAAGCAGCTTGGCAACGCGCTTGATGGATCAGAATCCTTGCACAACGTCCCCGGGCTTCGGGCGCTGACCAGATCAAAAGTGGGCGGACCTGCCCCGCGCCTCTTTCCGCCACCCCCGCTGGTCCCTGCGAGCCACCATCAGAAATTGGCCGTGTTTGATGACAACCGCCTCTATATCGGCGGTTTGGACCTGAATGAGCGGCGCTATGATACGCCCGATCACGCCCAAAGCGCGGAAGAGACCTGGCACGATGTTCAGGTGATCGTTGACGGCCCGGTTGTGCAGGAAGCGTCCGCACATCTGCGCAATTTTCAGGCGCAGACAGCCGGCAAACGACCAACGAAAACCACGCGCCTGCTGCGAACAATTTCGGCCAGGCGCAAGGTATCGCTGCCCTACCTGTCGCCCCGGAACGTGGTGCAGGAACTTGCGGATATGCACTACCGGCAGATTTCGCAGGCGCGCGACCTTATCTACCTCGAAAGCCAGTTCTTTCGTGATCGCAACCTGGCACGACACCTCGCCAAACGTCCGGCGAAAGCACCGGGGCTCAGCCTGATTGTGATCCTGCCCGTCGCTGCCGAAGACGCGGCATTTCAGGATGAACCGGCCAGCGATGTTGCCTATGGCGACTATTTGCAGACCAAGTGTATCGAAATCGTCCGGCGCGCCTTTGGTGATCGTGTGTTCATCGGGTCACCACTACAGCCCCGAACCACAACAGAAGATGGGCGCGCCACCGATCACGGCGCACCGTTGGTCTATCTGCATGCGAAAGTGTCTATTTTTGATGATCGCTGCGGTATCGTGTCGTCGGCCAATTTGAACGGGCGCAGTATGGGCTGGGATACCGAGGCCGGGATCGCAACCGAAACCACAGACGAGGTTGCCGAACTCAAACAACGGTGCTTTGCCCACTGGCTTGGCCCCAATGCGGATCCGGCATGCTTTGATACCAAAACGGCCTGCGATGCGTGGGCGGCTCATGCGGCCCGCAATGCCCAAACCGCGCCGGAAAAGCGGCAGGGGTTTATCCTGCCTCACTCTGCCGGTGCGGCAGCCTCGTTCGGGTATAACTTGCCGGGCGTGCCTGAGGAAATGGTGTGA